GCAGAGTATTTCTATGtagcttttttattttcaatttaaagttCCATCAAAGCTTTTTTCGGAGACAAATACATATAGTTAACGaaattgtaatattatttaaagatatCGCATCGGCCAGATAAATTCTCAGTTGATAGTAAATTCGTTAAAATTAGATTTTCGCATTTGCTTTATATTTCAGAGAAGTTTTCAATTTCTTATGGTATAAGATACAAaagataaattatgttttcaactcAATCTTTATTTAGCTAGTCTAATCAATAAAGCAACAAATGCAGAATAACAGTCTTCTTTGTTACGATTGTTTTTACGATTCGATATTAACTTGCTTACagtagatatatttcattaagtCTAGAGCGAAAATGTACTTTATTTAACGTGATAACTTATAATTGTCCGTGCAGCTGTATTGGGCCCAGAAAGACTTCGATACAATTGATTTGCATTACTGCCGTTCGCAAGGCAAACGTACGTCTTCTGCACGACAATCGTAAGAAGAAAGAACGGTTCCTAAGGGCATTACACGTTGCGAGTTGCAACCCgtctttaaagaaatttgttcgTGACAACTACAGCTGACACGTCAAACGGCCGTTTGTCTTTTTTTCACTCAAAATCACTCAATATGATCTTTAACGCTACGTTCAGCCACGGGAGCCACGACCGGCAAAAGCTGTAGCACACGCTCGATCACTTAGCACGTACGGCTAAATGTGACTGAGTCTTTAATTTTCATcgactttcttttaaaaaaatatagcttAATGCAATAGATAAATTCACTTCTGTATTGATACTTGTCATTTGTTGAATAAAGACTTCAGCGTATGTAATTTAGATGGTTACAAACCGTCCATGAATAAGTTGAACTGTTCCCACAATTGACTTCTTTAAGCTGACCGTTCAAGTAAATTGGGAGAGCTCCAGATAAACCCTTTGTCATCCAGCATTCACAATCTGGACAGTCTGTAAAATTTCATATagaatcaaaatattcatttgattacgttataattaaagttatttaacaataaataataatattaataataaatataaaaaatgaattagtCCGCATAATTACATGACTCTGAAGTTGTTTCTACTGCAGTCGTGGTATCAGCTGCAGTTGAATCAGTTGTGGCGTCAAATGTGGTTGAATATACAGGTGAGGTGGCGTCAACTGTGGTTAAAACCACTGATGTAGAGGCATCAACTGTTGTTGAGTCTATTGATGTTGAAGCGTCAACTGTGGTTGAGTCTATTGATGTAGAGGCATCAACTGTTGGGATGTCTACTGATGTAGTAACATCAACTGTTGGTGTTTCTACTGATGTAGTGACTTCAGCTATCGGTGTGTTGGCATCAACTGTTGGTGTTTCTACTGATGTAGTGACATCAACTGTTGGTGTGTCTGCTGATGTAGTGGTATCAACTGTTGGTGTGTCTGCTGATGTAGTGACATCAACTGTTGGTGTGTCTGCTGATGTAGTGGCATCAACTGTTGGTGTGTCTACTGATGTAGTAGCGACAACTGTAGTGGAGCCTATTGATGTAGTGGCGTCAACTCTAGTGGAGTCTATTGATATACTGTTGTCAAATGAGGTAGAAGAGCCAAGTGTGCTGAGAGTTATTTTTGTAGTGGCGTCATCTTTGGTCGAGTTAAATGTTGTTATGGCGTCAGTCGTGGATGAGTCTACTAATGAAGTGACATTAACTGTCGTTGAGTCTACTGATACGGTGTCATCTTTGGTTGAATATACTGATGTAGTGGTGTCAGCTATGGTTAAGTCAATCTGTATCGTGTTGTCTTTCGTTGTTATTGATTCACCAGAGGTTGCTGTGTCTTCTTTAGACGTAGTGAGCATTTGAGTTATTGTGTCTGTTAAAGGTGATGTAGTCCCAGGGGTCGTTACAATCGCCCCCGTTATTGTATCAATCGTTGGCATCAAATCTGTGGATATCATTGTGACGGATTCTGTCATCATACCAGAAGTCAATACTGTATCCTACcaagaaaatcaatttaatatgaATAGATGATTACATTCTTCAAAGAAAACAACTTTTTTATACAGATATTCtaaagaaagtgagcgcacaagattgtaagtttgcaggatTCCTtgacacgaatcaattgggattaAAATGTCTATAACatcgaaaggctatgtacaggtttcaacaaaaatatattatgttgagagtcgaagtatatggctattccggttattaaaaaactcacaagctttccaaaaatggcaatgagaggtaaaccgataactagttggaaatgttaatgcaaacatattttaatgaagttatattgtgcatatcctaaaaaactagtaaaaagaaaagaaaatagtgttcatacaacagatctagaaatcaataacaacaaattaaaatataccagtatattataattcaacatcatgttataataacaaacattgaaaacaaaaaagtttatttttttttaaaagaccaccagttggatttgagCCCAAAACACTAAATGTTTGTATTCACTaatccaggacgaaaccactgagccatgcgagGCTAGTCAatatgctctataaagtactgtttgaaacaacattgtcatatcagtggactttgttttttatccttcaaaaaataatttgaaaaagtacataattgatcatctctgggtcatttctccatctatttttaaaaagtgacattttaaatgttgaaatatgttatctttacacgtttcaaatttgtggagagaagacccagagacaacaaaatcatttaaaaacagttgttaataagtaggattttgcatgaattgcatcgtgttgctatatttagacccatattatgataaaaccttttgcatttcaaatatttttccactcattccacatccaacagacACAAAATcacggttataattcgaaaaatattcaaaattaattgatgaaattttcactctccttgtgcgccctGATTCCTGCCGAATGTTCATCTTTAGCGCCCACATTCTTTCGAACGAAACgtacttaaatacatgtaattatgttttattgatattttttaacttgttgGCAGTCTTTTAATGAAGATGTTTGGTAACATAATATAaggtactttttaaaaaaatgttttgtaaatacAGAAAACACAATTGTGTTCTTAATGTTTTTCTCAATGGAACAGAATATGATGATACAATTTCGTCAGGCTAGCTAATATGTCAATGTACAGGTGAGGTCCGCaggtaattataatttttatcatattacTGTTTCTTTCGATTAAAAAGAGAAGTTAAtatggaatttttaaaataagtttattagcatgtttacGGTAATTTGAATAGCGAACCGACCATAGAATTTTATTCGTTATTCAAATAGTGAAAAGCAAAAAGAGAATGGACTCAAACTTCTGAATGCAAACTGATAGTCATATTTTGACAATGATGTTATTTCAGGTAAGAGAAGCGATGACGGGTTAAATGTGACATGTGTACACGAACAGGcatcaatatttaaatgaataaaaaagtgTGTCTAGTATTTACATGTTTAGTAGAGTGGATCAAGATATCATTtttgcatgtatttataattgtttagtcAACAGCGGAATTTGATTGGCCAGAATGCGCAGggatattttttacattactGATAAAAGAGACTATGTATTAAATGGACTGACTTCAAATGtctatattgtaaaatatatgaataaagaaacagaaaaaaaccttGTCAAAATTACAACTGTCCGAAAATCAAGAAAACAAATCAAGCAAAATAAAGAAACATCAGAATTAAATCAGATCGATTACTTTTagtattttaaatgaatcaaaatatttacagaacgtaaaatacaaaaaaagaaataaaaggatGCTAGACATTATCgacaaacaaaaatatcatttgttttCGTATATCGTATATGGTGTCaaacaataaatacaaaacaaagtaatgtaaaggcaaaaacaaaaacaaaaaaaccaacccAACTTACGAACTATGAATGCATCTATTAATTagatcttttaaattttactggccTTAATAGCgggaatttaatttatttaatttacgtattttgtgtgaattttgtgcatgtgaaatcattaaaaaaaccaaataaataTGTCTTTGACGTAAATGCTTTTTTCAAAACGTacttaaggtatcccactcctcaatgttcttgtatcaagaatttcttgagaagtattctattgaaatctgtagacaaaacacacttaaataatacaaagataatgggaggtcagtgttcatccctctgagttatggtcaattaaatttgacctttttgcacctaaaatgcgatttcagcctgattaggatttgttgtcagaaTTATTGATTAAGCAAACTCTTTTCTTaatatgttgtttttaattatgtacaatggtcacactgaatagagggattacgaaaaaaaatttgcatgaAGCTGCATAAATGTTTGTATGACCtgtttgcacttaaaatagacaattgttataatagttacaatttgatttgaaataaaaacattttgaatatcaagaattttagaagattaatccagtttgcctacatatgtattcagtatcattttgacataataaaacatgggggtcagtgatttcaaattttagatacatggcttcaaaggtaaaattatcgcaaaatttggctttaaaaaattcagacattttctatatgtttgcatgattttatgctaaacgtcTATCATTCTCTCAAAATTTAGTATAGTATAAGTCATAGAGAACCTAAAGAACATgtaacaaacctatcaaatgttaaaaatgagaataatgaataaagtataataaaaagaaaagtatattgaaaattcataaaattgcttgtttctgtcattttcgactaaaaaaccttccgcacgagAAAATAGTTCCCCCCAAAACTTGttcgtttcttgaattcaaatggattttcttttcgaatgttgtgtaattatgaaatgatgatctttttgtgaggtttaaattaataaaatcatattcatttaaaatataatgaacatctgcgcaatgaaatcaaaacatgaggagtgatATACCTTAAACGATAAAAATCGTCATCGTAATTACAACATTACCACTTCAAAACCATGCATATTGTTCAATTTGCTGTATTGttaaacttttgattttttattgcttacttTGGAAAACCTATTGCATTCTGCTAAATGGGTTCCATTAGCGGCCATCTGTTGGTCAAATGGTCCATTCCAAAGCCTACACAAACTTTTTCCACTATTGCAGAATTCTATGCCATGACATCCGGGGAATTTCTTGCACTGGTTGATGCACCACAGAGTTGTGATTCTTGTAAAACTTATTTCCTTGATAACAAGATCACTTGATTCAACCGAAGCTGTCCCAACCCAAGTAAATGTATCTTCTCGAAATAAATCGCCTGTCAAACTTATGGCTGGAATTATCAGTATAcatattaatttgaaataaatatgagaAAAACACATTTCCATTTCTCGTATTGTTTGAGAAATAATTTAGAAgttattatatttaaagaaacttATGGCATCGCTCTCATAACTTTTAGCCAGGAATGTTCAAATTCAAATGtgttaaatttgttaatatgtATACCTATATCTCGTGAACCGGTTTAAAGATTATCTCAAGGTTAACGTCAACAGTAATAaaagcatgaataaactcaaGTACATTAGTGAATCGATTATGCTTTTAAAATGCAATCATTAACAAAGATCTTCaaagttaaaatcaaattcaatatgAAACTCATAAATCACTACACTGCAGTAAAAATACTATACTGAttcattaaaacttaaaactcaTTTAAACAAGTATTCAGataaatatatgacaaaatCAGCAGCaattaaatgaattatgattttttacatggatttaacatttgatatagatatattttgatattaaatcagGTTAATGAAAATTGACCGATATAACTTCCGCCCCTGAACTCACGATCTCTGAAACCTACTACACGGTCGTTTGAGATAATttgagaatgggttccagaggtcatGAGTTCAAGTTACGaccggggcggaggtggagctccaatattgtgaatttttctgTGCATTATGTATATCTacatcattcactatgggcaagtatatgtcaatttgagagtttttgcgatcctctcaaatttaactgtattccacctgtatctcaataccgtgtagtgagcgaccagcgcgttaggttccgttcgtcatcgaaagcaagatttttgtcttttcTAGATGAACAAGTGGTTAGCGCGGtagccgctcactgctaggagaattgCATGCTTcaagaggtcgtgagttcaagctacggccggggcggaggtggagctccatTGAGGTGGACTTTTCTGTGTTGTatgtatatctatatcattCATTATGGGCagttaattttcatttattttttttttctcttttttaatcACACTCTTACCCATTACAaacttaatttattaattcggaTCTAAATCATGAGCGCCGTACGAGGTAAGAACGGGTGTTTCAATTTTCCTTTATCAACTTGGATGTCAGTTTTAATTATCTAATTAAATCAATTAGGCGTGAAGTTGGCAGTCGATTGATTTACTTTATAGCGATCTGCCAAAAACTTTTCTAAGACtgtgatttaaaattttctaaactGTAGTTGTTGTTCTGTATATAGTTTCTTTAGTAGTGTAAGTTGTAGTGCCACATTTTTATACTCTTTGTTTTTACccatgtaatttatttcttttgtccTGAAAAAGGGACTGGTTGTCCAAAAAATTTAACTATATCAATTGTTCGTGTCGATAGCCATTTTTAGCgctttatatattcagtttactggcttaatatctatatattagatccgacactttaaagaTGCCCAGTGTTattgattctctctctctctctgtctctcggagagagagagagagagagagagagagaaagagagagagagggagagagaggggatatctatattgtgtggttttatatttactttatctAACGTGTTGAattggtgtatatattcgcgaggcgaGGTTTGCCGAGTTGTAtaaggcaaatataaaatcacacaattatacatgttctatttatttcatacaatttgatttatattatgaagcttttgagacagtccttTATATGACCCGAATTGATtgtttcaaagaataaaaacgatgatgcaacgttgtgttatgcggttattgtgaccttgcgcaatacaatttagtacgtcatttctgatataaatctaactgttttaatttaaaattccactgaaataaataattttttagctctaaataatttttcttagagcatAATTAcctgattaaatggaaatactgatcagaagaCTTGAAAAATCAAGTTGACTTACACAAAGTTGgtaatgctcgttagtttgaattgactcgaacgaggaacagatgttgatgttttataaaacaaacactagcctAATGATTCGAAATTgtaaatagtgaataaggatgcttactggtggtggaaaaaagtcttatgaaacattattttggtatgttcttgtatataaacaaaaccagagtgctctgttttcatcgcgtctacaggatgaactccttgatagtaaacgtaatttgcagttttataaacttcacaaagccaattgaaagtttaaagggggctaaacttataaaaaaaatcttgacaaacaagaaaaaagggtcttttggttacggttatgtataactttgcaaaaaaatgtgGGGGAGGGTgctgagccccccccccccctccggttccgacgcctgtgctacTCAGTTATgagttttccttcatatttgtaatttaaatctttgataaaacccatttaatatcaatttttgtagtagataaagttatgttgaaagtactagcaaatcttcgaaaataggtcactaaAACGCtctgtcaaaaatagttcggaccggaagtatttgatataggaTGAGCCGTTTGATAAAGCAAAGCTTTATCACACGGTAAATATACGCCACACGTATGATTGagatatatatacagtaaaacgtGCTCCGCTTCGCGTTgtgcaatatttcgtccctcgggggctaatataatcaatgttgccctcaaacCCTgtcaatatatgtataatatctACTTGATTATTACGTAACTGTGATGGCCTACTTTGTTTGCAACTACTCGCACCAGGTAAGTCAACAGCTCTCACTCTGTTTTCAAAAGGAGTCTTAAAATTCCAGcttttataacttttaaacaCAAAATCCATTCCTTTCGATGCTAAAATATTTCGGATATTTACACTGGATGACGTAAATGCAATCAACAAAACACATAAACTGTACACTGTTGTCATAAAAGCATGTAAACATGAAAGTCGAAAGAACATTTTGCTATTAATGAGGCAAGTCTCAAGCCAGAGTTACATGGTGTTACTTTTTTGCTACAGATTTAAGCAGTTCACACATTCACACAGAAGTGTAAAAGATTTAACTAAATTGTTTACATGGCGATGCATTTgcatagggttttttttttaattcagctTATATTTCTTCCAaaactttaaaggggcatggtcacgattttggtcagaaattatttttcaattttaatgtttacaatgcttcagtaaggcatttttaataggcaaccaaaatttgagtgtcatttgatgagttataagcgagttacagagcttacaattcttcgctatgtatacaaagcgtttgtttacatttcgaatgttgaagtgaaaattccagttttagaccttaaataaatgtgttaatcgttaggaactgtttatttatgcttaaaatgaataataagatagacaaaccagctttcaaaagatttttactggtatattgaacctatgtaaacaaaaacagggcacgagccttgtttacatgacgaagaattgtgagccctgtatcttgcttaaaactcaacgactggcacccaaatttcatttgatcattagaaacgcattcctaaagcattacaaataataaaatcagaaaaataaaatttgactaaaatcgtgacaatgcccCTTTAACGTCACCGATGTCACGGCGCAATGAAAGATACAAACagtgattttcataaaaagtatatgatagacagccaaattgtcttcgt
The window above is part of the Magallana gigas chromosome 10, xbMagGiga1.1, whole genome shotgun sequence genome. Proteins encoded here:
- the LOC136272241 gene encoding uncharacterized protein; amino-acid sequence: MLTTSKEDTATSGESITTKDNTIQIDLTIADTTTSVYSTKDDTVSVDSTTVNVTSLVDSSTTDAITTFNSTKDDATTKITLSTLGSSTSFDNSISIDSTRVDATTSIGSTTVVATTSVDTPTVDATTSADTPTVDVTTSADTPTVDTTTSADTPTVDVTTSVETPTVDANTPIAEVTTSVETPTVDVTTSVDIPTVDASTSIDSTTVDASTSIDSTTVDASTSVVLTTVDATSPVYSTTFDATTDSTAADTTTAVETTSESCNYAD